Genomic DNA from Halomonas sp. BDJS001:
GTGGCGGCCCTGAAGTCATCGGTCTCTCCGAACAGCCCGACGCAGTGCGCAACGGGGTGGTCGATATGGCCTACACTGCGGCAAGTTTCTACGCCGGTACCGTGCCTGAGCGCGATGCCATGGTGGCCTCCAATACCAATGCTATTTTCGCCCGTGAAAATGGCGGCATCGACCTGCTTAATGAAATTCATCAGGAGAAGATGGGCACCTACTACTTGGGCTGGTTCGACAGCGGGGTCAGCTACAACTTCTACACCATTGATGAGCCCACTATTGATGGCGAAGGTAATCTAAACGTTTCAGGCCTACGCTTACGCAGTAACCCGGTATATGACGCCTTCTTCCAGGAGTACCTGGGCGCGCAGCCCATCAGCCTGCCGACCACCGATGTTTACGCGGCCCTGGAGCGGGGCGTGGTGAACGCGACCGGCTGGACGCAAATTGGCCTGAAAGACCTCAATTGGGATCGTTTTCTTAACTATCGGGTTGACCCTGCCTTCTTCTCTACCGATATGGGGGTGATCGTTAACCTGGATAAGTGGAACCAGCTCAGCGAAGAGTCGCAGCAAATTCTTCAGGAGGTCGCTATTGAGCATGAGCGCGACAGCGCCGAACAACTGGCTGAATTAGCCAAGGAGCAGCAGGCTCAGCTTGAGGCCGAGGGCATGCAGGTCATCACTCTGGAAGGCGAAGCAGCGCAGCGTTTCGCAGACGCTGCCCGGGATGCTACCTGGGAGCGTATGCGCGGCCAGATGGAGCGC
This window encodes:
- the dctP gene encoding TRAP transporter substrate-binding protein DctP, coding for MKKVTLTLGMLTALASAQALALDEITAVHAFPPSLIYTQSFLEFVDKVNERGEGVVKINVRGGPEVIGLSEQPDAVRNGVVDMAYTAASFYAGTVPERDAMVASNTNAIFARENGGIDLLNEIHQEKMGTYYLGWFDSGVSYNFYTIDEPTIDGEGNLNVSGLRLRSNPVYDAFFQEYLGAQPISLPTTDVYAALERGVVNATGWTQIGLKDLNWDRFLNYRVDPAFFSTDMGVIVNLDKWNQLSEESQQILQEVAIEHERDSAEQLAELAKEQQAQLEAEGMQVITLEGEAAQRFADAARDATWERMRGQMERHPMGLEHYDTLIEKFNDL